One Nicotiana tomentosiformis chromosome 1, ASM39032v3, whole genome shotgun sequence genomic window, TCCTCCTTAAAACCTCCTTTTCCCCTCCCCCTCTTCCCATTTCTTCTTCAAACTAAACCACAAACCACTCTCTCCTTTTCTCTCTCTACaagtttcatttttttttctctctatATTGAAGCAAGGAAATCGAGTTGTTTGTTAATttaattttccccacacaaaaaaaaaaaaagtgaaaaaatggCTCAGAGAACGGAGAAAGAAGAGACGGAGTTCAAGGCCGTACCTGAAACGATAACGCTTTGCGTCAATAATTGCGGAGTCACCGGAAATCCAGCCACCAACAATATGTGTCAAAAATGCTTCAACGCCACCACCGCTGCTACCTCAACTTCCGCCAGCTCGCCGACGGGGTCGGTGGTCACGATTCCTCACAAGTTCGCTGAGAAATTGGCTAGATCTGAAAGATCGGCTCGATTTAGCTTGTTGAGATCGTCGCCGGAGAGGAAGTCCGATCTGGAAAGAACGAGTCAACATCTGACGGTAAAGGAGGATAAAATGAAGGAAAGCGTTCCGCCGGCTAAGAGAGAGGTGAATCGTTGCTCAGGCTGTCGGAGGAAGGTAGGATTGACCGGATTCCGGTGCCGGTGCGGCGATTTGTTCTGCGGTGAACACCGGTACTCCGATCGTCATGACTGTAGCTACGACTACAAATCCGCCGGCCGAGACGCGATCGCGAGGGAGAATCCAGTCGTCAAAGCAGCGAAAATCATTAAGGTTTAAAGGGAAAGATAACACGTAAAAACGCATCCTTTTTACCTTTATCGTCAAATTTCAAATGATGAATTATGGAGATACCGAATTTGCAAACTCCATAACTCTGCTACTGCTGTTATTCTCGTCTCAGAGAGAGGGAGAGACGCACTACGAACATCAAAATATCGAGAGAAAttcgaaaaaatatatatatatttatataaaatttgaagtGAATTTGTTGTGTTGAAAATTTAACTCCCTCTGTGGATTGCTACTGAAGAATTAAATccctttttaatttatttttccaaTGTTCGTTTTCTGTTTCGATTATTGAAAGATAGCAACAGAAAGATTGTGGCTTAGCaattgatttgttcttcgtttaGTCCTTGTTTGGTTATTGAGCTAAATAATGAAATGGAACTTTTAATCAGCTACAATTCGTATCATTTTCTCTGAAAAGCAAACTCGGTGACCGTATCatttctgtggccgtgagtggcATATCGTCGTAAATTGGTCGAAGTGTCGAGGCAATttgttatttgattttttttataaatttatttataataattatataaaagaTGAGGACATAATAACAAGTGGGCGGCCAAGTTGCTGGTATCGTAATAAATTGGGAATGAATCAACGCAGACGTGAAAATGAGGGAACAGAGACCGGTTGAGTTTTAGTTTGAGTAGTCGCTATTATTATTGTGTAAACAAACGGAGTACTTAAAAAAAGGTTGCCTAAAACTAACATGTTAGGGAAGAAATTTTTTCTAAAATATGAAGCAGTCTTGGTGGGCGTTTGGAcgtaagaattgtaaaattcaggagaaattatttttaagtgaaaatattatttgaaatttctgtttggatatgaatataattttgggttgtttttgaagtttggTGAGTGATTtgattgaaaattttcaaaaacagttttttgaaatttttcaaaattttcaaattttccaaaagacattttcaaatgaaaattaaaatttttatgaacaaacgctgatttcgaaaaagtaatttttttaaaaaaaataaaaatatttcttatgtccaaacgggctcttagttgCCAAAATTGAATGGTTATAGGTTCAAAGGTTTTCTGTTTTGTAGTCGAATTAACGACGATTGAAGGAATCCCGTTTCgtttcataatttattttattaactTCAGTCTATTTCCCTGTCTAGACATAGGTTTTTCTTTGCTTAATTATGTTATAGTCAGTCCTTTCTATAATAGTTATCTTTGATAAAAGTACTTCattattgtatacggtcgaaataaattTTGGCATTCACACGTCCGATCGAATTCGAACGATGATCGATCGAACTAAGACTTCGAAGATGGAACAAACAAGCCTCGAACCCGAGGGGCCGATCCATGTCGAGTTAGACATTATTTTCGAGCTacaatccaaatcgaactatgacaCAGAGTAAAGCTATCATGTTtatgatccagagaccaaccaacattaaccccgaatcaattcgagagctcgagtcagaatcgagctctagccaagatcgagagctcgagtcagaatcgagctcaaaccaAGATCGAGGGCTTGGggcaagatcgagctcacagacaaaagccgttgcaatcccactagcgaGAATCTTGacagaaattatgaaaaaactaatttatcatgggtgtccactgagtatttttttattatgcttagagcaagGTCCCTTTGTTATAAAGGGCATGTTTATCATTTATGAGAGGACAAGCTTTTGTCAGGCATAGAttgtaataaaaatattatattctcctatattaaagaatcgttctttcaaGTTTCTAAAAGTGATTCTACTTGTTGAGTCCCTAAGATACATTTTCTTTACAACCTTATCTCTttcgcattctttgcaatccatacttatatttctatttatccttacaatttgtattaagttacgccacatatccttgTAACTACGTATatattcaactctatccatttttcgggtaaacagtttggcgcccaccgtggggccaaggataacaatggttatttgatacgaatctgaaaaaacacgccattgtgttttgcgcttatttccgaaaatatcttgaatttcggatcaACTACGAATAACcatcaatcaaatggcttcaccgatcgataaCGGGGCCGGTCTTCAAGACGAAaataacaacttgacacccagtataGAAAGACCACTTGTGAAcaccgttggagctcgaatcagAGCGCCAattgatatcaattcgcatgtagccattgaggcgaacct contains:
- the LOC104088864 gene encoding zinc finger A20 and AN1 domain-containing stress-associated protein 5, with the translated sequence MAQRTEKEETEFKAVPETITLCVNNCGVTGNPATNNMCQKCFNATTAATSTSASSPTGSVVTIPHKFAEKLARSERSARFSLLRSSPERKSDLERTSQHLTVKEDKMKESVPPAKREVNRCSGCRRKVGLTGFRCRCGDLFCGEHRYSDRHDCSYDYKSAGRDAIARENPVVKAAKIIKV